ACGTGAACCTGGCGACGCCGGCCCGGTTGGCGGAGGCGGGGACGGCGGCCTGCCGGCGCCCGCCGGCGGGCGCCGGCAGGCCGCGGCTCGTGTACGTGGACGGGGTGCTGGACGCGGTGGTGTTGCCGGACGGCCGGTGGCGGTGGCTGGATCGCGCCGAGTTCCGGCACCTGCTCGGCCTGGGCGGCCGGGGCCGCGGGACTGCGCGGTGCGGGTCCGCGACGGCGGGCGCCGGTCCAGACGCCGGGGCGGGCGGCCCGGCGCGAAGCGCTGGCGCCGGGCCTGACGAGGCCACGGGGACGGTCGACCGGGCCGCGTGGATCGCCGCCGCGCGCCGCCTGGCCGTCCGGTTGGCGAGGGACGCGCAGGCCTTCGTGGCCGGGCTCGTCCCGTGGGACGATCTGGAACGGGCCCTCGACGGGGCCGGGACGGTCCCGGTGGCGCCTGGTGCGGACCACCGCCAGCCTGGGACGGCGGGCCGGGAGCGGGCCCCGGGCTAGGGGACCGGCCGCCGCGCGGGACGGCGCCCCCGCGCCCGCGGCGGCCGGCTCGGGAGCACACCGTAGCGGGGAGGATGGGCGTGGTCCGCAGCATGACGGGGTTTGGGCGCGCCAGCGCCCAATCGGGGCAGTACCGGCTGGGGGTGGAGGTCCGCACGGTCAACCACCGCTTTCTCGACGTGGCCGTGCGACTCCCGCGGGAGTACGCCGGCCTCGAAGAGAGGATCCGGCGTGCGGTGGCGCAGCACATCGAACGCGGGCGTGTCGACGTGTCCGTGCGCGTGGATCGCCTGACATCGCCCGTCAGGGCGATTCACGTTGACAGGGAACTGGCGCACGCGTATTATGAGGCGTTGAAGGAGCTGCGGCGGTCCTTGCGCCTGCCGGGCAGCATCGACGTCGACATGCTGCTCGGCCTCCCCGACATCCTGCGGGTGGAGCATGCCGAGGACGACGTGGATGCCCTGTGGGGCGACCTGGAGCCGGCCCTGGCCGAGGCGCTGGGACAGGTGGTCGCCATGCGCGAGGCCGAGGGCCGCGTCCTCACCCGCGACCTGGAAGAACGCGCCGCCCGGGTGGAGCGCCAGGTGGAGGCCATCGCGGGGCGGGCGCCGGCGGTGGTGGAGGCCTATCACCGGCGACTGCAGGCCCGGCTCGAGGAGTGGGGCCTCCAGGCCGTCGACCCCCAGCGGATCGCCGCCGAGGTGGCGTTGATGGCCGAGCGCAGCGACATCAGCGAGGAGTGCGTCCGGCTGCGCAGCCACTGCCGTCAGTTCCGGGCGCTGCTGGCGGGGGGCGGTCCGGTGGGACGGCGCCTGGAGTTCCTGCTGCAGGAGATGCACCGCGAGATCACCACCATCGGGGCCAAGGCCGGGGACCTGGAGATCGCGGGTCGGGTGGTCGACGTGAAGGCCGAGCTGGAGAAGATGCGGGAGCAGGTGCAGAACGTGGAGTGACGGGGGAGCGGGGGCATGGCCGGGACACCGGCCCCGGGGGGCCGGGTTCGTCCGAAGGGGCCGGGTCCGCCCGAGGGGGCGATGCGCGGCGGGTGGGGCGGCCGGTCGCGGTCGCCCAGGGCGGCGGTGCCGCGCGGTGCGGCGCGGCGGAGGCCGGAGCGAAGCACGAGGGTCGGGAGACCCACATCGGCAGCACGAGGGTCGGGAGACCCACGAGGGTCAGGAGACCCGGTCGCAAGGCGGGCGGGAAGGGAAGGGACGGTTCGTCCATGGACATCAAGCTGGTCAACATCGGCTTCGGCAACATCGTCTCGGCCCATCGCATCGTCGCCATCGTCAGCCCGGAGTCCGCGCCCATCAAGCGCATGGTCAGCGAGGCGCGCGACGACGGGCGGCTCATCGACGCGACCTACGGGCGACGGACGCGGGCGGTGATCATCGCCGACAGCAACCACATCATCCTGTCGGCCGTCCAGCCCGAGACGGTGGCCCATCGCCTGCTCAGCGCGCGTGAGGGCGAGTGAGGGAGGCCATGGAAGCGGGCCGAAGGGATGCCGCCCGGACCGGCCGGCGCCGCAGCGACGGCGATCCCTGGCCGGGCTTGATGATCGTCCTCTCCGCACCCTCGGGGGCCGGCAAGGGCACGATCCGCGAACGGCTGCAGCAGCGCCTGCCCGATCTGCTCTACGCCGTCTCGGTGACCACCCGGCCGCGGCGGCCCCACGAGGTGGACGGCGTGGACTACCACTTCGTGACGCCCGAGGAGTTCCAGCGGCTGGTGGAGGCCGGCGAGCTGGTGGAGTGGGCGCGGGTCTACGGCAACTACTACGGCACGCCCCGGGAGCCCATGGAGACCTGGCTCCGCGAGGGCCGCGACGTGATCTGCGAGAAGGACGTCCAGGGCGCCCTCAAGCTGATGGACATCTACCCCGAGGCGGTGTATATCTTTGCGATGCCGCCGTCGCTGGCGGAGCTCAAGCGGCGGCTGGAACGGCGGGGCACCGAATCCCCGGAGGCCAGGCGCCAGCGGCTGGCCAGCGCCGACATGGAGATGGCCTGCGTCGACCGGTACGACTACGTGGTGGTCAACGACGACCCGGACCGGGCCGCCGACGACATCCTGGCCATCATCCGGGCCGAGAAGCTGCGGGCCCGCCGGCAGCGGCACCTGGTGGAGCAGGTGCGGGCGGGCGGGCGCATCGGCGGCTAGCGGGCCGTGGTGCGGGGCAGCGGTCGGTCAGCCGCCCGCAACCTGGCCCGGGCGGCCGACGCGGGCCACGGGCGGCGGGTGGAGCTGCGGGCATGCCTACCGTCGTGGGCGGGTCCGTCGGCCAAGGGGGCCGCGGGGGGTCGGGCAAGGGCCGGCTCCGCGGCCGGCAGTCCGGTGCACGAGGCCGTCACCGCGTCCCGGGACCGCTCGGGCAGCGGCCGGTCCGGGGCGGGAGAGGGAAAGGGGGACGAAGGGGCGATGGAGCGTCAGAAGCGGGGCGAGTCTCCCCGGGTCACCCTGGACGAGTTGCTGGAGAAGGTGGACAGCAAGTACACCCTGGTCGTCCTGGCCGCGCGGCGTGCCCGTCAGCTGGTGGACGGCGCGGAGCCGGTGGTCGAGTCCCAGGCGGCCAAGCCGGTCACGGTGGCCCTGGAGGAGCTGGCGGCGGGCAAGCTCTCCTACGTGCCGGGCAAGGCGGGCATCAAGTGAGATGGCGCCGGGGGAGGGGACGCCGCACGCCAGCCCCCTGGCCGAGCGGCGGGTGATCCTCGGGGTGTCGGGCGGGATCGCCGCCTACAAGGCGGCAGAGCTGGCCCGCCGTCTGCAGGAGCGGGGGGCCCGGGTGGTGACGATCCTGACCGCCGGGGCCGCCCGCTTCGTCACGCCCTTGACCTTCGCCGCCCTCACCCATGAGCCGGTCTACACCGCCGACGACCTCTGGACGCCGCGACGCGGCGTGGAGCACGTGCGCCTGGCCGACGAGGCCGACCTGGTGATCGTGGCGCCGGCCACCGCGCACCTGCTGGGCCAGCTGGCGGCGGGGATGGCCGGCGACCTCCTCACCACGGTGATCCTGGCCACCGGCCTGCGGGTGCCGGTGCTGCTGGCGCCGGCGATGAACAGCCACATGTGGGCGCACCCGGCGGTCCAGGCCAACGTGGCGCGGCTGCGGGCGTGGGGATACCGGGTCATGGATCCGGAGCACGGCCCGTTGGCGGAGGGGTACGCCGGGGTCGGGCGCATGCCCGAGCCGGCCGCCATCGTCGCGCGGGCCGAGGCCCTGTTGGCGGCGCGTCGCGACCTGGAGGGCCGGACGGTGCTGGTCACCGCCGGTCCGACGCGGGAGCCCCTGGACCCCATCCGCTTCCTGAGCAACCGCTCGTCCGGCAAGATGGGCTTCGCCCTGGCCGAGGCGGCCCGCGACCGCGGCGCCCGGGTGGTCCTGGTGACCGGTCCCGTCCACCTCCCCGACCCCGCCGGGGTGCAGGTAATCCGGGTGGAGACGGCGGCCCAGATGCTGGAGGCGGTGCTGCGCCACGCGCCGGCGGCCGACGCGGTCATCAAGGCGGCGGCCGTCGCCGACTTCCGGCCGGCTCGCCCGGCGGCCCACAAGATCAAGAAGGAGGCGGGGGCGCCGGTGGTGGAGCTGGAGCCGACGCCCGACATCCTCAAGGAGCTGGGGCGCCGCAAGGCGCCGGGCCAGGTGCTGGTCGGGTTCGCCGCCGAGACCCAGGACCTGCTGGAGAACGCCAACCGCAAGATCCGGGAGAAGAACCTGGATCTGATCGTCCTCAACGACGTGACCCAGCCCGGCGCCGGGTTCGAGGTCGACACCAACATCGTCACCCTGGTCTACCGCGACGGTCGCCACGAGGCGCTGCCGCCCATGCCGAAGCGCCAGGTGGCCGACGCCATCCTGGACCGGCTGCCTTGGCCACGCGTCCGGCGGGAGGCCGACGCCGGCGACCGCACCGGGACGGAGGCCGGCGAGCCGTCGCGGGACGGGGAGCGGCGGGACGTCGCCGCGGGGCGGGGCGCGGCGCCGTCGGCGCCACCGATGGCCAAGTCCCGCGGATCCGGCGGCGGGACCGCGAGGGGAGGCGCAGGGTCGTGACCACGCCGCGGACGGGGGGATCGGACCCGGCGGCCATCGCCGCCGGGTCCGCGCCGTCCGGCGCCGGGGGGACGGCCGCCGACGGCCGGTGTCCCCCCGTGGCGGAGGTGGTGGTCGACATCGTCGCCCCCGACGTGGACCGCGTGTTCCACTTCCTCGTGCCTCCGGGACTCCGGGACCGGCTGGAGGTGGGACACCGGGTGACCGTGCCCTTCGGCCCCCGTCGGGTGGAGGGGACCGTGGTGGGCTTCACCGAGCAGCCGGGCGTGCCGCCTGAGCGCCTGCGCCCCATCGCCGCCCTGCGCGATCCCGTCCCCGTCCTGACCCCCGCCCTCATCGATCTCGCCCGCTGGATGGAGGACCGCTACCTCTGCCTGTTCGTCCAGGCGCTGCGCGCCATGTTGCCCCCCGGGGCGCGCGGCGATCGGGTGCGCCTGGCGCCCCGCCGTTGGGTGCGCCTGCTGCTGGACCCGGCGGAGGCCCGCCATCGGGCCGAGACCCTGGCCCGGCGGGCGCCGCGGCAGGCCGCGGTGCTGGAGCGCCTCGCCCAGGCGGCTCCCGCCGCGGTGCCCCAGGGGCCGCTGCTGGCGGCCGCCGGGGCGGGCCCAGAGGCGGTCAAGGCGCTGGCCCGCAAGGGGTGGGTCGCCGTGGAGGAGCGCGAGCCGGAGCCGGACGAACCGGCCGCGGCGTCAGAGCCGGCGGCGCGGCCGCCGGCTCTGACGCCGGAGCAGGCGGCGGCCTGGCGCCGCCTGGAGGCGGCCCTGGCGGCCGTGCTGGGCGACGCGGCGGGCGGCGACGCCCCGCCGTCCGGCGGGGGCGTCGCCGCCCGCCGCGGCCGGGGAACCGGCCCCGGCGCGGCCCGCGGCGGGCCGGCGACCGAGCCCGCGGCCTTCCTCCTGCACGGCGTCACCGGCAGCGGCAAGACGGAGATCTACCTGCGGGCCATCGCCGCGGCGCTGGCCCGGGGCCGCGGCGCCATCTGCCTGGTGCCGGAGATCGCCCTGACGCCGCAGACCGTGGCGCGCTTCCGGGCCCGCTTCGGCTCGCGGGTGGCGGTGCTGCACAGCGCCATGACCCCGGCCCAGCGGCTCGCCACCTGGCGGGCCATCCGCGCCGGGCGCAAGCCGGTGGTGGTGGGGGCGCGCTCCGCGGTCTTCGCCCCCGTGCCCAACCTCGGCCTGATCGTGGTGGACGAGGAGCACGAGACCAGCTACAAGCAGGAGGAGGCGCCGCGGTACCACGCGCGGGAGGTGGCCCTGGCCCGGGCGCGGCTGGAGGGGGCGATGGTGATCCTGGGCAGCGCCACCCCCGCGGTCGAGACGTACCACCGGGCCCTGGAGGGCGAACTGGGGCTGCTGGAGCTGGGGCGGCGCATCGGCGAGCGCCCCCTGCCCGCGGTGGAGATCGTGGACATGCGGCGGGAGTTCGGGCTGGGGCATCGCGCCCTCTTCAGCCGCCGCCTCGTGGACCTGCTGCGGCAGCGGCTGGCCGCGGGCGAGCAGGTGCTGCTCTTCCTCAACCGCCGCGGCTACCACACCGTGCTCCTCTGCCGGGAGTGCGGGTTCGTCCTGCGCTGTCCCCACTGCGACGTCACGCTGACCGTGCATCAGCTGGCCTCGGGGCGGCGGGTCTGCCGGTGCCACTACTGCGACCACCGCCAGGTGCCGCCGGCGCTGTGCCCCCGCTGCGGGGGCGTGGCCCTTCACCCCTTCGGGCTCGGCACCCAGAAGGTGGAGGAGGCCGCCCGGCGCCTCTTCCCCGGCGCCCGCATCCAGCGCATGGACGCGGACGTCACCGCCCGGCGCGGCACCCACGAGGCCATCTACCGGCGGTTCGCCGCGGGGCAGATCGACATCTTGATCGGCACCCAGATGATCGCCAAGGGCTGGGACGTCCCCGGCGTGACCCTGGTCGGCGTGGTGTCAGCCGACACCGCGCTGCACATGCCCGACTTCCGACGGCAGGAGCGCACGTTCCAGCTGTTGGAGCAGGTGGCGGGCCGAGCGGGGCGCGGGCCCCGGCGCGGCCTGGTGCTGATCCAGACCTACAGCCCCGACCATCCCTGCCTCCAGGCGGTGGCGCGCCACGACTACCGGGCGATGTACCGCCTGGAGGCCGCGGAGCGCCGCGAGCTAGGGTTTCCGCCCTTCGGGCATCTGATCCGCGCGGTGGTGGCCGGGCCCGAACGGGCGCCGGTGGAACAGGCGGCCAGCCGGCTGGCGGCCGCGTGGCGGCGGGCGGTGGACGAGGCGGCGGTGCCGGGGGCACGGGTCACCCCCGCGGCCCCGGCGCCCATCGAGCGGTTGCGCGGTCGCTGGCGCTGGCACGTCCTGGCCCGGGCCGTCGACGGCGCGGCCCTGCGGGCCGCCACCCGGGCGGTGATGGAGCGGCTGCGCGAGGCGTGGCCGCGGGACGTGCAGGTCCAGCTGGACGTGGATCCCTTCAGCATGCTATAGCCCGGCGCGTCCCCGCCGGTCGTGCGGGCCCTGGGAACAGGTAAAATCGAAGTTGGATGGGAGGGATGCCGATGGCCGAGGGCCCGCGGCGGCAGGGGCGGCGCGGGGACCGGCGACCGCAGGCCGAGCCGCTGCCCATCGTCAAGGGCGCGGACCAACCGGTGTTGCGGACGCCGGCCCAGCCGGTCCCCAAGGTGACGCGGGAGATCCGGCGGCTGCTGGACCGCATGGCGGCCACCATGTACGCCGCCGACGGGATCGGCCTGGCGGCCCCGCAGGTCGGCGTCTCCAAGCGCATCATCGTGGTCGACGTCGGCGACGGGCTGATCGAGCTGATCAACCCCGAGATCGTGCGCCGGGGCGAGGCGACGGAGGCCGGCTACGAGGGCTGCCTCTCGCTGCCGCGCATCCTGGCGGAGGTGGAGCGGCCCACGTCCGTCCAGGTGACCGGCCTCGATCGGCGCGGTCGCCGCGTCTGGGTGGAGGCGGAGGGCCTGCTGGCCCGGTGCCTGCAGCACGAGATCGACCACCTGGACGGCGTGCTGATCACCGACCGCGCCCGCAAGGTGGTGGAGCTGCCGCCGGAGAGCGAGCTGCGGGTGGTCTTCATGGGCACCCCGGCCTTCGCCGTGCCCAGCCTGGAGGAACTCCTGCGGCGGCAGGTGCGGGTGGTCGGCGTGGTCACCCAGCCGGACCGCCCCCAGGGTCGGGGGCTGGCGCCGGCGGCGCCGCCGGTCAAGGTGGTGGCCCAGGCGCACGACCTGCCCGTGCTGCAGCCCGAGCGGCTGGACGAGGCGGTGGTCGCGCAGCTGGAGGCGTGGCGGCCCGACCTGCTGGTGGTGGTCGCCTACGGCAAGATCCTGCCGCCCGCGGTGCTGGCGGTGCCGCGGCTGGGGGCCATCAACCTCCACGCCTCCCTGCTCCCCCGCCACCGCGGAGCGGCACCGATCCAGCGGGCGATCCTGGCCGGCGACCGGGTGACCGGCGTCAGCACCATGTGGATGGACGAGGGCCTGGACACGGGCGACATCATCCTCCAGCGGGAGGTCCCGCTGGACGAGGCGATCACGGCGGGCCAGCTCCACGACCGTCTGGCCCGGGCGGGTGCCGAGCTCCTGGGCGAGACCCTGCGCCTGGTGGCCGAGGGCAAGGCGCCGCGCCGTCCCCAGGACCCGGCGCAGGCGACGTCGGCGCCCAGGTTGCGGCCCGAGGAGGAGTGGGTGGACTGGAACCGGCCCGCCGTCGAGGTGGCCCGGCGGATCCGCGCCTTGGATCCGCGGCCGGGCGCCCGCACCCTCTGGCGCGGTCGGATCCTCAAGCTGTTTGGCGCCACCGTGACGCCACCCCAGGCGGCCGCGCCGGGGGCCGACGGGGCCAAGGCGACCGGGGCCGGAGGCGACCGGGGGCCGGAGCCCCGCGGCGGGCAGGGAGGGGCGGCGTCGGCGGATCCACCGGCACCGCCGCCGGGGACCATCGTGGCCGTGCGGCCCGAGGCCGTGGCCGTGCAGTGCCTGAACGAACCGGTGTGGATCCGCCGCCTGCAGCCGGCGGGCCGGCGGCCCCTGACGCCCCAGGAGATGGTCAACGGCTACCGCTTGGCCGTGGGCGAGCGCTTGCTCGCCCCGGCGGAGGCCGGTTCGTCCGATGCGGCGTCCGCCGGCCCGGCGCCCCACGGCCCGGGCGTCGAGGCCGTGGAGGCCCGCGGCCGCTAGGGTCGCGGCCGGGATGCTGCGCCGGACTTCCCCTCCGCCGGGGATCTGGGGTCGGCCGGGCTGCGGTCCCGGCGGCGGAGACCCGACCTCGGGCGGTGGGCGGTCGACGGGCCCGGCTTGTCGGGGGGCGGCGCGGTGGGGCTCGCGGCGCGCCGTGCCGAGCGGAGCCCGGGCGCCGGGGTCGACGCCCACCCGGTCCGGGCGCCAGGGCGTGAGCGGGCCGGGACGCCGGCGGCGAGCGGTGCCCTCGCCGCCGGCGGGAGCGCAGGTTGACTTGGTTTCCGAAAGGAGGGCGTGGACGTGTTCGTCTTCGACCCCCTGTACATGCTGTTCGTCGGGCCGGCCCTGCTGCTGGCGCTGTGGGCGCAGAGCAAGGTCTCGTCGGCCTACGCTACCTACGCCCGGGTGCGGGCGGCCAACGGCCTCACCGGGGCGGAGGTGGCGCGGCAGCTGCTGCACCAGGCGGGGATCGACGACGTGCGGGTCGAGCCCATCGGCGGGCGGCTGACCGACCACTACGACCCGCGCAGCAAGGTGGTGCGCCTGTCGGAGGGCGTCTACTACGGCTCCACCGTGGCGGCCCAGGGGATTGCCGCCCACGAGGTCGGCCATGCGATCCAACACGCCACGGGGTACGTGTGGCTCGGCCTGCGCAACGCCATCATCCCCGCCACCCAGTTCGGCTCGCAGCTGGCGTTTCCGCTGTTCTTCCTAGGACTCATCCTGAACCTGACGTCGCTGGTCGACCTGGGCATCCTGTTGTTCAGCCTGGCGGTGCTGTTCCAGGTGATCACCCTGCCCGTGGAGTTCAACGCCTCCAGCCGCGCGCTGGCGGCCCTGGCCGGCGGCGGCTACCTCCGCGGGGAGGAGGTGCGGGGCGCCCGGGCGGTGCTGCAGGCGGCCGCCCTGACCTACGTGGCGGCCATGGTGATGGCGGTGATGCAGCTGCTCTACCTGCTGGCCCTGCGCGGGCGCCGGGAGTGAGGCGATGATCGCAGCTGGTGACGGCCAGCGGGGGGCGCCGGCGGGGCGCCCCCTCGACGTGGAGGGCGCGGGGGGCGACGGGACGCGGGGGGAGCCGGGCGGCGGCACCGGTGGCCCCTCGTCGGGCGCGCCCCCCGGCGCGGCGCCGCCGGCCGCACGGCCACCGGTGCCCACCGGCGCCCACCGCGCCGCCGTGGGCGGCGGCACGGCCAAGGACGCTGCGGCACGGGCCGGGGAGGGTGCGCCGGCGCGGCCTCCCGTGCCGGCGGGTGCAGGCGGCGTGGGGCGCCAGGGGGCGCCGGGCGCGGCGGGGGCCCCGGTCCGCGCCGGCGTGGCGACGGGCGCCGGTGACCCGGGGCGCGCTCCCGTGGCCCCACGCGCAGGCGACGCGGCGCGCCCCCGCACGCCGGGGAGCGGCGCCGCCGTCAGCGGCCGGGACGCGGCCTTCCAGGCGCTCCTGGCCGCGGAGACGGGGTCGGTCTACGTGGACCAGGCCCTGACCAGGGTCCTGCGTCGGGCCGCGCTCTCCGCCCGCGAGCGGGCGCTGGCCACCGAGCTGGCCTACGGCGTGGCCCGGCGCCAGGGGACGCTGGACTGGGCCCTGGCGCACTTCTCCCGCCGGGCGCCGGAGCGCCTGGACCCGCCGGTGCGGGTCGCCCTGCGGCTGGGCGCCTACCAGCTCTGGTACCTGGACCGCATCCCCGCCCACGCCGCCGTGGACGAGTCCGTCCGGCTGGTGCGCCGCCACGGCCCGGCCTATGCCGCCGGGTACGTCAATGCCGTCCTGCGCGCCGCCGTCCGCCGCGGCTTCCCCCACGCGGCCGTGCCGCCGCGGGAGCGGGACCTGGCGGGCCACCTGGCCCTGGTCCATGCCCACCCGCGGTGGCTGGTGGACCGCTGGCTGGCCCGGCTGGGGCCGGAGGAGACCGAGCGGCTGCTGGCGGCCAACAACCGGGTCCCCCCGCTGTCGGCCCGCGTCAACCGGCTGCGCGCCGAGCCCCAGGCGGTGGCCGCCGCCCTGGCCGACCGGGGGGTGCCGGTGGAGCCGGGCCGGTTCGTCCCCGAGGCCTTGCGCATCGGCCACGGCGTGCAGCCGGCGGAGCTCGAGGCCTTCCGGGAGGGGGCCTTGACGTGGCAGGACGAGAGCTCCATGCTGGCGGTGCACGTCCTCGACCCCCAGCCGGGGGAGCTGGTGGTGGACGTGGCCGCCGCCCCGGGCGGCAAGTCCACCCACATCGCCGAGCGCATGGGCGACCGCGGCCGGGTGGTGGCCTGCGACGTCGATCGGCGCCGGCTGGCCAAGGTGGGCGAGGCGGCCCGGCGGCTGGGCCTGCGATGCATCGAGCGCCTGGCGTTGGACGGGCGCCGGTTGCCCGAGCGGCTGGGCGGGCGAGCCGATCGGGTCCTGGCCGACGTGCCGTGTACCGGCCTGGGCGTCATCGCCCGGCGACCCGACCTGCGCTGGCGCAAGGCGCCGGGGGACGTGGAGGCCCTGGCCCGGCTGCAGCGGGAGCTGTTGCGGGCCGCGGCGGCCTGCCTCCGGCCGGGGGGCGTGCTGGTCTACAGCACGTGCACCACGGAGCCCGAGGAGAACCAGCAGGTCGTCGAGGCCTTCCTGGCGGAGGCAGGCGGCGCCCTGGTCGCAGAGGACCTGCGGCCCTGGCTGCCGGCGCCGCTTCAAGACGAACCCGGCACCGAGCGAGGCTGGATCCAGCTCTGGCCCCATCGCCACGGGGTCGACGGGTTCTTCATCGCGCGGCTGCGGCGGGTGCGGTGAGCCGAAGCCCCGGTCCGGGCGGCCCGGCAGTCGAAGCCCGGGGCCAGGCGGCCCGGCGGCCTTGGCGGCCCGGGGGACGATGCCGGGGCGGGGCCCGGCAGCCGATGCCCGGGCGAGGGCCGGCCCGGCGAGGGGGAGCGGCACCGGGCGGGGCCCCGCCCGCGTCGCTGCCGAGGCGGGCGAGGTGAGGTGCCATGGCGGAGAGCAGGGGGCCACGGATGGTCGCGGCGGACTCCACGACGGTCCCGGCGACGGGCGGCGAACCGGCGGCGGCCGGTCCGGTGGCGGCAGGCGCCCCTGGGGACGCCGCCGGGTCCGGCCCGGCGGGGCGGGACGCGACGCCCGACCTCCTGCCCGTGCCCACCCGCCAGTGGGTCGGCCTGCTGCCGGAGGAACTGGCCGCAGCGCTGGCGACGTGGGGCGAGCCGTCGTACCGCGGCCAGCAGATCTTCACCTGGATGCACCGGCGCGGCGTGACGCGCTTCGCGGCGATGACCGACCTGCCCAAGGCGCTGCGGAGGCGCCTCGCCGCCCTGGGCGACCCGGTGGTCCCGGAAGTGCGAGCCGTCCAGGTCGACCCGGAGGATGGCACCCGCAAGTACCTGTTGGAGCTGGCCGACGGGCAGCTGATCGAGACCGTGCTGATGCGCTACCGGTACGGCCTCAGCCTCTGCGTCTCCAGCCAGGTGGGCTGCGCCATGGGGTGCCGGTTCTGTGCGTCGACCCTGGGCGGACTGGTGCGCAACCTGAGCGCGGCGGAGATGGCCGGCCAGCTGTTGGTGGTCAACCGCCACCTGGTCGTCCAGGGGGAGCGGGTGAGCCACCTGGTGGTCATGGGCATCGGCGAGCCGCTGCAGAACCTGGATGCCACCCTCCGCTTCCTGCGGATCGCCCACCACCCCAAGGGCGCGGGGATCAGCTATCGGCACATGACGGTCTCGACCTCGGGGCTGGTGCCCCAGATCCGCCGGCTGGCCGAGGAGGGCCTGCCCATCACGCTGGCGGTGTCCCTCCACGCGCCCAACGACGCGCTGCGCAGCTGGCTGATGCCGGTCAACCGCCGCTGGCCCATGGCCGAGCTGATGGACGCGTGTCGCGAGTACGTCCAGCGGACGGGACGGCGCATCACCTTCGAATACGTGTTGATCGAGGACGTCAACGACCGCCCGGAGCACGCCGCGGAGTTGGCCGACGTGTTGGCGGGCCTTGGGGGTCCCGTGCACGTGAACCTGATCCCGTGGAACCCCGTCAGCGAGCGACCGTTCAAGGCGCCGTCGCCCCAACGGGTCGAGGCCTTCGCCGCCGCCCTGCGCCGGCGCGGGGTCAACGTGACGGTGCGGCGGCAGCTGGGGCGGCGGATCGAGGCGGCCTGCGGCCAGCTGCGCCGGCGGGCGCTGGCGGCGGCGGGAGACGGGTCGAGCTGAGGGACGGCGGCGGCGCCGGCGCTGCCCAGCCTGGCGGGGGCGCGGCGGGGGGCCGGCGGGGCCGGTCGCGACCCACCGGTGCGCGAGGGACGCGAGGGAGATGGGCGCTCGCGCCGAATCCTCAAGCCGTCGGGATGCTCGCGCCTGAGGGATGCGGTGGGGGGGCGTCGCGCGGCCGCGGGGGCCGTCGCCGGGAGCGGCGGCGGCCGGGTCCCGCGACGCCTCGGGCCGGTGGCCTGTCCGCACATCGCCGGGTGAGGGGATGGCCCGGGGCAGGCCCGCCGGCCTCCGCGGCGCACGGAGGGAGAGGGCATGCCGGTGTTGCGCCTGGCCGCCCGCACCCACCCCGGGTGGGTGCGGGAGAACAACGAAGACGCCTACCTGGCCGAAGCCCTGCCGGGCGACGACGGCTGGCTGGTCGCCGTCGCCGACGGCATGGGGGGCCATCGTGCCGGGGAGGTGGCCAGCTGGCTGGCCCTGCGCACCCTGCGGGAGCAGGTCGTCGCCGGCGCCGCCCTCGCCGACGCGGTGCTGGCGGCCAACGAGGAGGTCTTCCGGCGCCAGGCGGGCGATCCGGGCCTCAGCGGCATGGGGACCACGCTGACGGCGGCGGTCATCGGCCGCGGCGGTGCCGTCGAGCTCTGCCACGTCGGCGACTCGCGGGCCTACCTGCTGCGGCAGGGCTACCTCGCCCGCCTCACCCGCGACCACTCGCTGGTGGAGGAGTTCGTCCGCAGTGGTGCGCTGACGGAGCAGGAGGCTCGTCGCCACCCCCAGCGCAACCTGCTCACGCGGGCCATCGGCACCGACGCCTCGGTGCCCGTGGATGAGACCACGGTCCAGCTCGAGCCCTCGGATCTGTTGCTCCTCTGCAGCGACGGCCTCAGCGAGGCGCTCCCCGACGCCATGCTGGCCGACCTGCTCGCCGCGGGCGGACCGGGCGACGTGGTGGCCCGGGTCGACGCCCTGATCCAGGC
The sequence above is drawn from the Thermaerobacter sp. FW80 genome and encodes:
- the rsmB gene encoding 16S rRNA (cytosine(967)-C(5))-methyltransferase RsmB; its protein translation is MIAAGDGQRGAPAGRPLDVEGAGGDGTRGEPGGGTGGPSSGAPPGAAPPAARPPVPTGAHRAAVGGGTAKDAAARAGEGAPARPPVPAGAGGVGRQGAPGAAGAPVRAGVATGAGDPGRAPVAPRAGDAARPRTPGSGAAVSGRDAAFQALLAAETGSVYVDQALTRVLRRAALSARERALATELAYGVARRQGTLDWALAHFSRRAPERLDPPVRVALRLGAYQLWYLDRIPAHAAVDESVRLVRRHGPAYAAGYVNAVLRAAVRRGFPHAAVPPRERDLAGHLALVHAHPRWLVDRWLARLGPEETERLLAANNRVPPLSARVNRLRAEPQAVAAALADRGVPVEPGRFVPEALRIGHGVQPAELEAFREGALTWQDESSMLAVHVLDPQPGELVVDVAAAPGGKSTHIAERMGDRGRVVACDVDRRRLAKVGEAARRLGLRCIERLALDGRRLPERLGGRADRVLADVPCTGLGVIARRPDLRWRKAPGDVEALARLQRELLRAAAACLRPGGVLVYSTCTTEPEENQQVVEAFLAEAGGALVAEDLRPWLPAPLQDEPGTERGWIQLWPHRHGVDGFFIARLRRVR
- the rlmN gene encoding 23S rRNA (adenine(2503)-C(2))-methyltransferase RlmN, which produces MVAADSTTVPATGGEPAAAGPVAAGAPGDAAGSGPAGRDATPDLLPVPTRQWVGLLPEELAAALATWGEPSYRGQQIFTWMHRRGVTRFAAMTDLPKALRRRLAALGDPVVPEVRAVQVDPEDGTRKYLLELADGQLIETVLMRYRYGLSLCVSSQVGCAMGCRFCASTLGGLVRNLSAAEMAGQLLVVNRHLVVQGERVSHLVVMGIGEPLQNLDATLRFLRIAHHPKGAGISYRHMTVSTSGLVPQIRRLAEEGLPITLAVSLHAPNDALRSWLMPVNRRWPMAELMDACREYVQRTGRRITFEYVLIEDVNDRPEHAAELADVLAGLGGPVHVNLIPWNPVSERPFKAPSPQRVEAFAAALRRRGVNVTVRRQLGRRIEAACGQLRRRALAAAGDGSS
- a CDS encoding Stp1/IreP family PP2C-type Ser/Thr phosphatase, with the protein product MPVLRLAARTHPGWVRENNEDAYLAEALPGDDGWLVAVADGMGGHRAGEVASWLALRTLREQVVAGAALADAVLAANEEVFRRQAGDPGLSGMGTTLTAAVIGRGGAVELCHVGDSRAYLLRQGYLARLTRDHSLVEEFVRSGALTEQEARRHPQRNLLTRAIGTDASVPVDETTVQLEPSDLLLLCSDGLSEALPDAMLADLLAAGGPGDVVARVDALIQAALAAGGGDNITAVLAWWDGEAP